A stretch of DNA from Nitrospinota bacterium:
TGCGGCAGAGTTTTTTGCCTTCCTTGATCGCCCTGCGTATCTCGCCCAAATGGAGGTCGGTTTTATCGATGCCGGGAACCATCTCCCCTTTTGTAAGTTTTTCCATCAGCTCAAGTTTCGTTTTCCAGTAAAAGGCCAGCGGACTCCTTTCATGAATGACCGAGTGAAACCGGTAGATTGGAAACCTGCAATATGCGGTTTTTATAAGTTCATATCTAAGACCTGTAAGTTCCTGAAGGAGTTCCATGTCGAGGTTTGGGAAAGTCTTTATAATGTAAAGGGGCCTGTATTTGCTTATGCCGCCGATGACGGAGTCGAAATAGGTTGCCTTTATGCCTAGATCCCATGGACCTGTGGCGTAATGAATAAGCGCGTCGGTTGCCGGAAGGCCGGTGTAATAGTATAGCTGTGTAAAGTTTCCCCAAACGAAAATGCGTCCACGTTCATTTCGCATGCGGACCAGCCTTTTGATCGCCTTGCCGAGCTTTGGAAGGTATATAAACTGGTCGAACTTCCTGTATTTGGAAAGGGTTTTCATTGCCCTGGGGTGACGGTAGTAAGGGAACTTTATCAGGAATATTATCAGGGCGGTACCGAATATAACCGCAAACGCCGCATCGGAAAAGAGAGAATCATGCGTGCGAAGGAAATCGAGCGACATGCCGGACGCAACCGCCAGTATTGCGATCAAGGGGAGGTAATGATACCTCGAAAAGAATTTCTGCAACACTTGAGCAACGATGGCGGTTACTGTCAGGGATATATACCATAACCAGTTATCGTTTTGATATGAAAGCGCAAGTGAAGGGATCCCCGCGAGCCACAGGGGGAGAGTGGACGTAAAAACATCAAAAAAGTCGGCGCGGATACTGCCGTACTTTTTCTTCAAATTTGCCATGGGGGCCGCGACAGCGATACGCACGGCTACGCCTGTTTTCCCTTCCTTGCCGAGGTATCCAAGTTGGTAGTCGAGATAGAAGGATATAATAATCGGAATACCTGTCCATAAGGCGAGCGAGTACGCATAGATATCGCCGTAGTAGTAAAGAGTAGATAATAGAAGAGGTAGTACAAATATACCTGCCGTAAGTTTCATTATGCACATTGCGGCAAGAAACATTCCTGCATACGGTATATTCTCCGGGCTGTCCAGAAGCAATAAAACCGCAATGAGCAGTAGAGGTAGATAAAGCTGTTCGTTATTGAAGGAGTTCGTATAAAGAGAAGGCGAGGTGGCAAAATAGGCATATAGAAGACCGGCTACAAGAGAAGAGTCAGGATTGCTTGTCAGCTCGAAAACAAGCATTGCAACCGCCATGGATGTTGCCGAATGCGCCGCCATGAGCAAAAGCCTTATGCGAACGATTCCGAACCTCGGGTCAGTGCCGTATATGGCGTCCTGGATCAGCATTTTCCACTGCGGGAAAAATGCAAAAACATCGCGTTGCCATTTTATTCCCCTGGAAGCAAACGCCGCTCTGTAAGTATGGAAGGCGAAATCTTCATCCATCGGAAACCCAAGGAAGGGAATCCTGAATATGGCGGCAAACACGCCGACGATTATCAAGAAAGGCAAAAGATGCAAGTACATTACAAATTAAATTCCGATTTCAAAATACTGAAATTCATAAATAAATCCCTATAACCAAACTAGTTTGTTCACTATACGTCGATATGAATTCTGGCTTGGAAGACAGTATATTCCGGCTATTGCAGTAATTTCCAATTGTAAAATTATAAATGCCAAGGTGAGTAGTTTGGCAATTATTTAATCCCTGGTCTTTGGAGCCCATGCCGGCCCAAAAGCTTCTCCATTCAAAAAAGTGATTTGTGTCTGGTTTGTTCCGGTAGAGTTGCAGATAAATATCTGCTGAGTGCCGTTTCTTGTGCTTGTGAAAGCGATGTGCCTTCCATCGGGCGACCATGTGGGGGATTCGTTGCTCCCCTGGTAAATTGTCAGCTGTTTTTCAAATCTACCGTCAACCCTTCTGACATGCAGGTTGAAATTGTTATCGAGTATTCCTGAAAAAGCGATCATATCCCCCCTCGGAGACCACGAAGGATCAGCGTTATAGTTGCCTATATAAGTGAATCTCTCTTTTTTGTTGCCGTCCGCGTCCATTATATATATTTGCGGCGAACCGGAAATATCGGAAACGTACGCGATCTGTTTGCCGTCCGGTGAAAAGGTAGGGGAGGTTTCAATGGACCTTGTGGATGTTAGCCGGGAAAGGTTTTTCCCCTTGAAATCGACTGAAAAGAGATCGGAGTTTCCCCTGGTAGACATGGTGAATACTATTTTTTTACCGTCCGGCGACCAAGTGGCTGAGGTGTTAATCCCTATTTTCTTTGAAATAACGACATGTTCCCCTTTTTCAATATCCAGCATGTAGAGATCCGGATTGTTCTTGCGGTATGTCGTATACAGTATCCAGTTGGCCGACGGCGACCATGAAGGGAATAGCACTATGCTCTTGTCGTTCGTGAGCTGGGCGACATTGTGCCCGTCATAATCCGAAACGGCAAGCTCTTTGAACCCTTTTATCCTTGTTGTGAACGCAAGATTTGTTTCCGCGATGCCTCGTTCCCCGGAGAAGAGGTATACGATCTGGTCCGAAAATCTGTGAACCATTTTCCGAAAAACATTTGGAGTTCCCGTATATTTCGTGCCAGCGATCTGTTCCTTTCGCTCGACATCGTATACGCGCCCCTCGACAACTATTTCCTTGTTCTGGTTCGCATAATACTCTCCGTAAATTATTGCGTCCGCGCCCAGATCTTTCCATGCCTGCCAATCGGTTTTCCCCGATTTTATCTCCTTGTCAATGATGTCCTTGATCATCTGCTTGTTGTCAATTATCTCGAAATGTCCGCTGAAATTGAGGTCAAACGTGACGATCCTCTCGGCAATGACCCCCATTTTTTCAATGTCAGGGATAGCGTTTTCGGTGTTTCTGAGAGTGAAATTAAGAATGGCGATCCTCACCGCGGAACCTCTCTGCCTCTCCACGTTTATGAATACTTCGGCGCTGTGGGCGAATCCACCGAACGGAATGAACGCCACAACAAAAAGGAGTATCGTTAATGCCGGTATCTTAATGTCTTGAAGTGATCTTAAAACCAAAATGAACCTCCAGAATATCTTCCTTGTAACCGGGCGGCAGCGGGGGGAAAGGTTCCGACATCTTTACCGCTTCAAGGGCGGATTTGTCGATAAATTCGTCGTTTGACGATTCTTCAACCTTGACGGCTTTCAACTTTCCATTCTTGTCTATTTGAAAATATATTAAAACCCTGATGGTGGAGCTGGAAAGCGTAGTTACCATCAACGTGTCCCAGTTCCCGTATATTTTAGTTTCCATCGCGATAAGGTACCACTCGTATGGAAACTTTTTAATATCTATGGTTCCGCCAGTCTTTTGTTTATTTAACTGCGCGGCGGCCGCTTCATCTTCCTTTTTTATCTCCTTTTCAACGCTCTTCTTCTCTACGGCATCAGCGGTCTTGGTGGATACTTTAGATTCAACAGGCGCTATCTGCTTGGAAGGTATTTTTGACTTGGAGGGAGCTTCAAATTTATCTGTTTTCCTGTTTGTTTTCTCCTTTACCAGAGTTGTAGTTGCCGTTGAAAGCGGGCCAGGATCTATTAAGTGTACCGCGTATGATTCCTGGGTGGGTTTCTTTATGAATGCCGGCTTGAAAAGGGATGCGATAATTACTGCAATGATGATTACAACATGCAACGAGAGGGAATATATGCAGGCCTTGATGAAGGTATCAATGCTGTCTGCCGGGCTTTTTCTGCGTAAAACAGGTTCGGTCTGCAGGTTCATAACCTACCTCGTGACTGTAAGGGGCTCTGTTATCATGCCGAGGTTTACCACTCCGGCTCTCCTTACAGTTGCCATTACTTTTACAACATAGCCGTAAGGAAGAGCCTCATCGGCCTTCAGGAAAACATCCACTGACGGATTTAGTCCGACGATGTCCTTCAGTTCCTTGCCTAGGTCTACAAGGCTGATAAGTTTGTCGTTGAAATAAATCTGCCTGTTCCTGTAGACGGCGATGGAATATTTCTCTTCCTTTATGATTGAATTCGAATCTACCTTGGGAAGTTTGATCTCCATTCCGTGCATGGCAAGCGGCGCCGTGACCATGAAGATTATAAGAAGCACAAGCATTACGTCTACGAACGGGGTCACGTTGATATCGGACATCACCGGGTGCGAGCGCTTGAATCTCCTGTGAAAACTCATCTTTTAACGAAATTTTTGTCGATGAGTGAAAGGAAGTCGAGGCTGAAGTTGTCCATCTCCGAGGCGAAAACCTTTATCCTGTGCGAGATGTAATTGTAGCCGATGACGGCAGGGACTGCGGCGAGAAGCCCAGCGGCGGTGGCTATCAAGGCCTCCGCGA
This window harbors:
- a CDS encoding tetratricopeptide repeat protein, whose product is MYLHLLPFLIIVGVFAAIFRIPFLGFPMDEDFAFHTYRAAFASRGIKWQRDVFAFFPQWKMLIQDAIYGTDPRFGIVRIRLLLMAAHSATSMAVAMLVFELTSNPDSSLVAGLLYAYFATSPSLYTNSFNNEQLYLPLLLIAVLLLLDSPENIPYAGMFLAAMCIMKLTAGIFVLPLLLSTLYYYGDIYAYSLALWTGIPIIISFYLDYQLGYLGKEGKTGVAVRIAVAAPMANLKKKYGSIRADFFDVFTSTLPLWLAGIPSLALSYQNDNWLWYISLTVTAIVAQVLQKFFSRYHYLPLIAILAVASGMSLDFLRTHDSLFSDAAFAVIFGTALIIFLIKFPYYRHPRAMKTLSKYRKFDQFIYLPKLGKAIKRLVRMRNERGRIFVWGNFTQLYYYTGLPATDALIHYATGPWDLGIKATYFDSVIGGISKYRPLYIIKTFPNLDMELLQELTGLRYELIKTAYCRFPIYRFHSVIHERSPLAFYWKTKLELMEKLTKGEMVPGIDKTDLHLGEIRRAIKEGKKLCRINKYDVDGLFYLSTLLDLAGRHSEAVHYLDDLLKVKSSFRGARLLLAKQKILSKETDTAGKLIDEEEQLFGNSMELAYYRGTLARAMGALNEAENFFNNALTMQDGDDALKTRLVLDLLQLKNRKENEILKRLLAFLNENPGNENLKYAVASKQETFGKKDEAYQFFDELARHGKQNEIVGAAWFRLARLSPANKREPMLRLCLKILPGHAAAAQMLKEISLNNDHD
- the tolB gene encoding Tol-Pal system beta propeller repeat protein TolB, with product MVLRSLQDIKIPALTILLFVVAFIPFGGFAHSAEVFINVERQRGSAVRIAILNFTLRNTENAIPDIEKMGVIAERIVTFDLNFSGHFEIIDNKQMIKDIIDKEIKSGKTDWQAWKDLGADAIIYGEYYANQNKEIVVEGRVYDVERKEQIAGTKYTGTPNVFRKMVHRFSDQIVYLFSGERGIAETNLAFTTRIKGFKELAVSDYDGHNVAQLTNDKSIVLFPSWSPSANWILYTTYRKNNPDLYMLDIEKGEHVVISKKIGINTSATWSPDGKKIVFTMSTRGNSDLFSVDFKGKNLSRLTSTRSIETSPTFSPDGKQIAYVSDISGSPQIYIMDADGNKKERFTYIGNYNADPSWSPRGDMIAFSGILDNNFNLHVRRVDGRFEKQLTIYQGSNESPTWSPDGRHIAFTSTRNGTQQIFICNSTGTNQTQITFLNGEAFGPAWAPKTRD
- a CDS encoding TonB family protein; this encodes MNLQTEPVLRRKSPADSIDTFIKACIYSLSLHVVIIIAVIIASLFKPAFIKKPTQESYAVHLIDPGPLSTATTTLVKEKTNRKTDKFEAPSKSKIPSKQIAPVESKVSTKTADAVEKKSVEKEIKKEDEAAAAQLNKQKTGGTIDIKKFPYEWYLIAMETKIYGNWDTLMVTTLSSSTIRVLIYFQIDKNGKLKAVKVEESSNDEFIDKSALEAVKMSEPFPPLPPGYKEDILEVHFGFKITSRH
- a CDS encoding biopolymer transporter ExbD is translated as MSFHRRFKRSHPVMSDINVTPFVDVMLVLLIIFMVTAPLAMHGMEIKLPKVDSNSIIKEEKYSIAVYRNRQIYFNDKLISLVDLGKELKDIVGLNPSVDVFLKADEALPYGYVVKVMATVRRAGVVNLGMITEPLTVTR